From a region of the uncultured Desulfatiglans sp. genome:
- a CDS encoding Methyltransferase type 11, producing the protein MAGRVCPPFIGYILLNPLRRLIENPQKMLGGLVRQGMTVLEPGCAMGYFTLPIAHMVGPAGRVVAVDIQPKMLSALSRRARKAGLEKRIDIRQGGPAGMGLPDLAGEVDLVVAIHVVHELPNSARFFEEVRGVMKPGAKLLIIEPKGHVSVTRFRETAAFAEAAGLKAVEGFADLRARRALLRKL; encoded by the coding sequence ATGGCTGGAAGGGTGTGTCCGCCTTTTATCGGTTATATTCTCTTGAATCCTTTGAGGCGCTTGATCGAGAACCCCCAGAAGATGTTGGGCGGTCTTGTTCGACAGGGGATGACCGTTCTCGAGCCCGGCTGCGCGATGGGGTACTTCACGCTTCCGATTGCGCACATGGTCGGCCCTGCGGGCAGGGTTGTGGCGGTCGACATTCAGCCCAAAATGCTCTCCGCCCTCTCGCGGCGGGCACGGAAGGCCGGTCTGGAGAAGCGGATCGACATCCGGCAGGGCGGCCCTGCGGGGATGGGTCTTCCGGATCTTGCCGGAGAGGTGGATCTTGTGGTGGCGATCCACGTGGTCCACGAGTTGCCGAATTCGGCGCGGTTCTTCGAGGAAGTGCGAGGGGTCATGAAGCCCGGGGCGAAGCTGCTGATCATCGAACCGAAAGGCCATGTTTCGGTGACTCGATTCCGGGAGACCGCCGCATTTGCCGAAGCCGCCGGTCTGAAGGCTGTCGAGGGTTTTGCGGATCTCAGGGCGCGGAGGGCGCTGCTGCGCAAACTGTGA